The sequence GCAAAATCAGCATGCTTCCCAAAACCTTCAAGATGGTGGATGCAGGGACCCATAAAAAAGGTGACGTGCTTGGAATCGCCAGAATTGCAGGTATACAAGCATCTAAGAAAACGGCTGATTTGATTCCACTATGCCATCCGCTAGCCTTAACCCATGTAAGCATCGAGTTTCAAAAAAATAATCAAGAAAGTAGTATCAGCTGTCAAGTCCGAGCAGAAACTACAGGCCCTACTGGGGTTGAAATGGAAGCCCTCACAGCAGTCCAAGTTGCCCTTCTCACAGTTTATGACATGTGCAAAGCAATAGATCGCGGCATGGTGATGGGAGATATCAAACTACTTGAGAAGAGTGGCGGGAAGAGTGGTGAGTGGAAGATGAAGAAATAAAAACTAAACCAAAGAGTAGTTTTTAAAAAATATGGTTAGCTCTATCCAATATTCGCCCCAAAAGCATTAAAAAATGCTATAAAACCGCTTGCAAAAAATCTTTGGAGACTCTAATTCCCTGATTAAACTGTGCATGAACATCTTTATATCTAAATACCTTCATCACCCCATCACTAACATATGGGTCAATGAACATCTGATCCCTTGGGAAATCCTGGTAATCGCCGAGCCAAACCAATGTAGGAATTCTAAGCATTGAACTCATTGTTTTAATACCGCTGTCACTGGCTATAACTGCGTTGCACTGTTGAATATAAGCCAAACTTTTAGCTGGGTTTTCATGACTAACGAGCCTTAGAGTATCTGATTGCGTTAGACCTATCGGCTCTATTTCATGCCTCAGACCAAATACTATTACATTGTAGTTATTCGATATAAGCTCCTTAATTACTTTCGCTGGTATAGATTTAAGGACCATACCAAATTGTTTTTGGGTCTTAATAGAATAGGCACTTCCGTTAATGTGAATACCAACCACCGGCTTACTATTATCAAACAATGGCTGCTCAATATCGAGTGGATTTACGTCAAAGTATTGTGTGCGGGGACAGTTGATATATTCAGGACCTCTTGGCAGAGAGTTCAATAACTCAATCTTCTCTTGCTCGCTATTAAAAGTAGAAAGGCTTTCAAGCTTAATTCCAAAGGCTTCAAAAAAAAGCTTAGCGCCCTTAAGGTGGGTTACACAGACATATTTAATTCCATGCTTATTAGATTTAACAAATGGGATGCATTGTAAAAAATCTCCCATACCGCCTTGCAATAGGACTACCTGTTCCATGCTATCAAATCCCTCATAGAGTTTTCCGAATTAAACTATTGGCCCTCAATTTCTAGATAACTATCCTGCGTAACGCTCTCTATAGAGCTGTTTCCCACATTTAGAACAAATATATGCTTTAAAGTGGGGGCCTTTGCTCTAGACATTGGAGATAATTCTGAACTAGGGCCTGTAAGGCACTTTCATAAACAAGCCTGGGATGTGCCTACTTGAGCCACAGTAACCCCATTTAATATCACAACTATTTTAATTGGTTGCTTGCAATATTCATCGCGACTGCGCTTTTCCAATAGCCAATCCGACCATTTCTCATCTTTTACCTTGATTGCTCTGATTTCAACCCAATTTTTAATTGGCAAAGCAGCAACAAGAAATAGCACTGCAATAACAATATTCTAAATCATCCTTTAAGCTCCTTACGACCCATTATATTCAGAGTAACAACTACCAAATCCTCTCTAAAAATCAACTACACATGGCACTCCGCAATAAAGTGAGTCTATTTCCGCCATAGTCTAACTTATAGCTATCTTGTCAAACTATTTTTTAGACTTTACTACTCACTATTTATGGCATATACAAAGCAGTAGACCGATGTATGGTGACGGGAGATATCAAACTACTTGAGAAGAGCGGCGGCAAGAGTGTTGAGTGGATGACGATGGAGTAACTTAACAACCTCGATACCCTACTTAAAGTATCGCCTAACCAATAGAGATGTGCTCTGGCTGTAGATCTGCCTGATATCTCTCATACATTTTGATGTAAGCCGCCTCAAGGTTTTTAGTAAAAAGAGGTGTGTCAAATAAGGGGGTAGTCAAACGGTTGTTTGCTAATTTCAATTTAATATCTGTGAGCTTCTGAGGATTTCTTGCTAACTCTATCGCCAATGCCTCATATTGTTCTTGAGTATTGGTAATGAGTTCTGGCAAATCAATGGCATTCAAAAGACTGGCAGCTACACGGCTAGCAAAAGATTGACCCATCATCGTCAATACTGGCAGCCCAGCCCATAAGGCATCGCTTGCCGTGGTGTGAGCGTTATAGGGAAAGGTATCTAAAAACAAATCTGCTTGATTATGGCGCGCTAAATGCTCAGCCGGGGGCAATCTATTTGCAAAGACTAATCTTTCCGCATCAACCCCTCGATTTTGAGCTTCTTTTTTGAGATTTTCAACTACCCAAAAATTATCCTGCAATAACCACAAAACACTTCCTTCGACCGCCTGCAGTATTCGCATCCAACCATCGAAAGTTGCAGGCATTATTTTGTAATTATTATTAAAGCAACAAAAGATAAAGCCCTGATCTGGAAAACCCAATTCCTTTCTGATGAATTGTCTCTTCGCAATAACTCTTTTTCTATCGTTCGATTGATAGCTATGAGGTAATAAAACTACTTTTTCGGAGTAGCTATGCTCTGATAGCATAGGAATAAGAGTTTGATCGGCAATGATGTAATCAATGTAATCAGCCCCCATCGTGCTGGGGTAACCAAGATAATTTACTTGGATTGGCGCTGGTCGATAAGAAAAAATTCTAGTTCTTGAGTCTTGAGTAAAGCCCTTTAAATCAATAGCTATGTCTATATTTAATCTTCTACTTAATTGAGCGATCTCTATATCTGACTTATTACCAACCTCAATAAAATCGTCAAATGAATTTTCTAGCCGCTGCCGCATCTCATCCCTGATTTTTGGGCCAAATGAAAACCCAACTATCTCGAATTGACTTTTATCGTGCAATTCAAAAAGTTCAGCCATTAAATACCCAGTAGCATGATTGTGAAAATCTCCTGAAAAATAGCCAATGCGGATTTTTTCATTTCTGGCATATTTAGGAATTGGGCCTAAAGTAAGATTCTGTGGATGCTCTGATTGAATATATAGTTCAGAAGATTTTTTATGGGCAAGGGGATCGTCGCTCAACGCAAGCAGGGCAAATGGCTGTGAAACCTTCTCATTAGCCCCCACCTTTTTGGAAATAAATTCTAAGGAATCTGCCAAACTTGACCAGCTGCAAATTTTCATCTTGGTGTGAACTAAATCTCCACGCACCCAATCAATATCAGGCTTAAGGCTGAGGGCTTTGTCGTAATGGACAATCGCTTCGTTGTAACGCTTGAGCTCATTAAGAACGTTACCCTTGTTAGACCAAGCTTCTGCATAGTCAGGCTTTAGGCTGAGTGCTTGATCATAGTGAGCAATAACCTCGTCATAACGTTTGAGCTCATTAAGAACGTTACCCTTGTTAGACCAAGCTTCTGCATAGTCAGGCTTTAGGCTGAGTGCTTGATCATAGTGAGCAATAGCCTCGTCATAACGTTTGAGCTCATTAAGAACGTTACCCTTGTTAGACCAAGCTTCTGCATAGTCAGGCTTTAGATTTATAGCTTTATCAAAAAAGTTGATGGCCGATTCGAACCTATTTAATTCTTTTTCGATCAGACCTAAGTTTAGGTATGCCTCACTATTATCGCCTTCAATCAGAAGAGCTTTTTCAGCAGCTGCCTTCGCTTCGGAATACTTTTGTAATTTTAATTGTGTTGCCGATAGATTGATTAATGTCGAGACCCTATCAGGCATCAGTTCATGAGATTGAATAAACTTACATTCTGCTTCAGAAAAATTCTCTTGTTCAAAAAAAATGCAGCCATTTAAAAAAAATTCCTTCGCTAATTGAAAATTACTCATGGTTCTTATTTTTAATATGGAAAAATAATAGTGAAAACACTCTACTCAACCAATAGATAGATGTTCCGGTTGTAAATCTGCCTGATATCTCTCATACATTTTGATATAAGCCGCCTCAAGGTTTTTAGTAAAAAGAGGTGTATCAAACAAGGGAGTTATCAATCGGTTGTTTGATAATTTCAATTTAATATCTGTGAGCTTCTGAGGATTTCTTGCTAACTCTATCGCCAATGCCTCATATTCTTCCTGGGTATTGGTAATCAGTTCTGGCAAATCAATGGCATTCAAAAGACTGGCAGCTACTCGACTAGCAAAAGACTCACCCATCATTGTTAACACCGGCAGTCCAGCCCATAGGGCATCACTAGCGGTAGTTCCGGCATTATATGGAAAGGTATCTAAAAACAAATCGCATACCCGATAACGAGCCAAATTTTCTTCCGGAGCAATAAAATATCCAAATACTAATCTCGCACCATCAACCCCTCGCTTCTTTGCCTCGTTTATTAGATTAGTCTTTGCTTGCTCATTGTCTGCATAAAGGAAAAGGACGCTACACTCAACGGAATTCAATATCTGCATCCAACAGTCAAAGGTGGCAGGTAAGATCTTGTAATTATTGTTAAAACAACAAAAAACAAATGCTGTTTCTGGAATACCGAGCTCTGCCCTTGTAAATTTTCTATCAGAGATAATTCGTTTTCTGTCATTTGCCTGATAGCTAGGTAAGTAGACAATTTTTTCAAGATAGAATTTCTGCAGATCCTCAAGAATAATAGTTCGATCCGCCAACAAGTAATCGTAATATTTTGCGCCCATTGTTCCTAAATATCCAATATAACTTAACTGGATAGGTGCGATACGATACGAAAAAATTCCTGTCCGACTATCTGCAGTATGGCCCCCTAGGTCTATCGCAATATCAATTCGTAGATCTCTTGCTAGTTTTGCAACATCTACATCAGACATCGCACTGACATCAATAAATTGACTGAAGGCCTGATTTAAACGTAAACGTATAGGACTTTGATCATCAGCACCAAAAGAAAAGGCAATGATTTCAAATCTATCTTTATCGTGTAATTCAAATAGTTCTGCCGTTAAGATTGAGACGGCATGATTTCTGAAATCTCCTGAAAAATAGCCAATGCGGATTTTTTCATTTCTCGCATATTTGGGAATCGGACCTAAGGCATTATTCGACTGGTATTTACTCTGTGTATAAATTTGAGCGCATTGCCTATGCATCTCAAGATCGTCATTTAGTGCGAGCATTGTAAATGGTGGTGCAACTCTATCACCGGTCGAAATGCCTATACGTAGCTTTTTTATGCTTTGATCGAGCCCATTCCAGTGACAAATTTTCATTTTTGTATGAAGTAGCCCCCCCTCAACCCAATCGAGACTGGAAGCAAAGCTAAGCGCCTGTTCATAGTGAAAAATTGCCTGTTCATAAAGCTTAAGTGCATTTAAGACAATAGCTTTATTAGACCAAGCTTCTGCATAGTCAGGCTTTAGGCTTAAGGCTTGATCGTAGTGGGCAAGTGCCTCGTCATAACGTTTGAGCTCATTGAGAACGTTTCCCTTGTTAGACCAAGCTTCTGCATAGTTAGGATTGAGACTTAGAGCCTTATCGTAGTGGGCTAGTGCTTCGTCGTTACGTTTGAGCTCACTAAGGGCATTGCCTTTATTGGACCAAGCTTCAGCATATTTTGAATCGATTTTTATTGATTTATCGTAAGCTTCAAGAGCATTGACGTACTCTTTAAGTTCAAGGTATACATTTCCGATATTACTTAAAGCCAAAGCATTTTTTGGGAAGGCTTTTAGCGAATTTCCCAAATGCTTAAGAGCTTTCGAATACTCCCCCCTTTGGGCTGAGATAACTCCTAGAAGCCTAAGAACATCAGCATTGTTAGATTGAAATCTTAATGCCTGCTTTAGATATAACTCGGCCGACTCTAAATTTGAATTTCTAAGAGACTCAAGCGACTTGGTTAGAAGAAAAGCAATTTGTGGATTCATAAAACTATTTTATATCGATCAGAAAGTAGCAAAAATTGGCATTAGGCTTAACCAGGCCCTAAATTAACTTGGTTAAGCCTCATATTTTCAAGTCCTCATTTACTAATTCTGCATTCTGAAGGGAGCAACTGAGGCAAAAGATTGGTTTCAGTGGATCTGCAAGACCAACCACCCGACCATGTTGCCCCCTCTGGTTTTGATAAATCTAATGGCTGAGGTGAATTTGCGTCAGGATTATTTGTGGGTACTAGATGCAATGTGTTCTTACCTTCGGGCGCAACGCTCACTTGGTAGTCAATTGCAATGGCGCCCGAAGGCATAATTTCAATTAATTTGACGCTGCGTGTTGGGCCAAAGGTAAAAGAGCCGTTGGTAGCCTCATCCATCGCAACCGTTCCACGACTGGCAAATGCCTCAGTGACTGCCAACTTTGCACTAGAAGATAAATTCATACCTTCAACCACGCGGCTACGAGCAATGTAGTCTTGATACTGCGGCACCGCTACTGCTACCAAAATTCCAATGATGGCAACAACTACCATGACTTCAATCAAGGTGAATCCAGATTCTTTGTCTTGCGTTTGTGTCTGCATATCTTTTAGCTCCTGAGGTGAAAACCCTCATCATCTACTCTATACCCCTTGCACTCAAGGCAGCTATATATAAAAAAGCCAGCTTTAGAGGCTGGCTTTTACTGATACTGGTGCAAGAAATTATGCTGGTTTGCTGGAATTCTTTTTCTTTAAATAGGTTCCCAGCAAAATCACAATCGCAACCCCAACACCTTCAAAAATCATATGGGCATCTTCCATGGCAGCTTGAATCGATTCCTTTATTGCTGGGTCTTCAACCAACATTCCGCCGGCCAATAATCCTAATAGTCCGGCACCCAAGGTAATGATGACTGGAAAACGATCCATCACTTTCAACAACATCGTGCTACCAAAAATAATCAATGGAATAGAAAGTCCCAAACCAATAATAAGCAGTGCCAGGCGAGTTTCTTCTGGCCCCTTTTGCGCGGCTGCAGCAACAGCCAGAACATTGTCTAAACTCATCACCAAATCAGCGACCAGGATTGTTCTAATAGCACCCCAAATATTAGAGTGCCCCTTCATTTCAGCTTCATCATCACTATCAGCTAATAACTGAACGCCAATATAGACCAGCAAAATTGCGCCAATTATCTTCAAATAAGGCAAGGTGAGTAGTTGAACAGCAGTAATGGTTAACACCACACGCAAAATAATTGCAGCGGCACTACCCCAAAAGATAGCTTTCTTTTGTTGATGGGATGGTAAATTCCGAGAAGCCAAGGCAATCACCACAGCGTTATCGCCAGATAGCAAAATATTCGCCACAATGATTGATAAAAGTGCGGCCCAAAATGCTGCACCTGAAAAGACTGAAAAATCCATTTTGTCTCCCTACTTTTTTATTTTTTTGTCTAACTATTGAATACTTAAAAGGGTGCTGTTTAAACAGCGCCCTTTTAATTACAACATGGCTTTTAATAAAGCAGCCATTTCAGATGGGTTCTTTGTTACTTTGAAGCCACATTCCTCCATCACAGCAAGCTTGGCATCGGCGGTGTCAGCACCACCAGAAATCAAGGCGCCAGCATGACCCATACGCTTTCCAGGAGGCGCAGTCACACCTGCAATAAAACCAACTACCGGTTTTTTCATATTCGCCTTGCACCAACGAGCTGCTTCAGCCTCATCTGGGCCACCAATTTCGCCGATCATGATTACTGCATCTGTTTCGGGATCTTCATTAAACATCTTCATGATGTCGATGTGCTTCAAACCGTTAATTGGGTCACCACCAATGCCAACTGCAGTAGATTGACCTAGGCCAATCGCTGTCAATTGACCTACTGCTTCATAGGTCAAAGTACCAGAGCGACTCACAACCCCAATACGGCCCTTTTTATGAATATGGCCGGGCATGATGCCGATCTTGATTTCATCTGGAGTAATGATTCCTGGGCAGTTAGGGCCAAGTAGCAAAGTCTTTTTGCCGCCAGCAGCTTCTTTTGCGTGCATCTTGTTACGCACTTCAAGCATATCGCGCACAGGAATACCCTCTGTAATACAAATTACAAAGTCCAAGTCAGCTTCAACAGCTTCCCAAATAGCAGCAGCCGCACCAGGAGGCGGCACATAGATCACAGAAGTTGTTGCACCAGTTTGCGCAGCAGCTTCTTTTACTGTTCCATAAATTGGGATGTTAAAAATAGACTCGCCTGCTTTTTTCGGATTTACACCCGCAACAAAACAGTTTTTACCATTTGCATATTCTTGACATTTTTCAGTGTGGAACTGACCGGTCTTACCAGTAATTCCCTGGGTAATGACTTTAGTATTTTTATTAACCAAAATAGACATTTTGAAATTCCTTGATTATTTGTTTTTGGCAACAGCAGCAACTACCTTAGTAGCAGCTTCAGCCATTGAATCGGCACTGATGATTGGCAAACCAGAGTCAGCAAGAATTTTCTTGCCAAGCTCTTCGTTTGTACCCTTCATGCGCACAACCAAAGGCACTGTGAGGTTTACTGCCTTACATGCAGTAACAACACCATCAGCAATCACATCGCAACGCATAATGCCGCCGAAGATATTGACCAAAATTGCCTCAACGCTCTTGTTTTTCAACATGATCTTGAATGCTTCAGTTACTTTCTCTGCTGTCGCACCACCGCCAACGTCCAAGAAGTTTGCTGGCTCACCACCAAACAGCTTAATGGTGTCCATGGTTGCCATGGCCAAACCAGCACCGTTAACCAAACAACCAATATTGCCATCTAAAGAGATATAAGCAAGGTCAAACTTAGAGGCTTCAATTTCAGCTGCATCTTCTTCATCGATGTCGCGATAAGCAACGATTTCTGGATGACGGAATAGTGCGTTTGGATCAAAGTTGAACTTCGCATCGAGCGCCTTGATCTTGCCGTTGCCCTCAAGAATTAATGGATTAATTTCGACCAATGAAGCATCGGTATCCCAATAAGTCTTATAAAGGTTTTTGAATACATCGCGAGCCATTGGAATAGAGGCTTCAGGAACGCCAATGCCTTTTGCAACGATATCGCAATCTGCATCTGTTAAGCCAAGCAATGGATCAACAAATACTTTGATAATTTTTTCTGGATGAGATTCAGCAACTTCCTCAATATCCATACCGCCTTCGCTAGAGGCCATGATCACATTTTTCTGTGTTGCGCGGTCAGTAACGATACTGAAGTAGTACTCTTTTTGAATATCTGCACCGTCTTCGATTAAGAGACGATTGACTTTTTGGCCTTCAGGTCCTGTTTGGTGAGTCTTGAGTTGCATACCCAAGATTTCGGAAGCGTATTTCTTCACGTCGTCCATGCTTCTAGCCAACTTCACACCGCCGCCCTTACCGCGACCACCTGCATGAATCTGGGCCTTTACAACCCATACTGGGCCGCCTAGTTTTTCAGCAGCTTTCACTGCCTCATCAACACTAAATGCAGGAATGCCGTTAGGAACAGGCACATTAAATTGGCGAAGAAGCTCTTTGCCTTGGTACTCGTGAATTTTCATAATTACTCCGAAACGGTATCTTTTTTAGCAAGTGATGAGGATTAGTTAAACCGATGTTGCCTGTATCTCATACTTACCCTAGAAATAG comes from Polynucleobacter sp. MWH-Svant-W18 and encodes:
- a CDS encoding TerC family protein gives rise to the protein MDFSVFSGAAFWAALLSIIVANILLSGDNAVVIALASRNLPSHQQKKAIFWGSAAAIILRVVLTITAVQLLTLPYLKIIGAILLVYIGVQLLADSDDEAEMKGHSNIWGAIRTILVADLVMSLDNVLAVAAAAQKGPEETRLALLIIGLGLSIPLIIFGSTMLLKVMDRFPVIITLGAGLLGLLAGGMLVEDPAIKESIQAAMEDAHMIFEGVGVAIVILLGTYLKKKNSSKPA
- a CDS encoding tetratricopeptide repeat protein, with product MNPQIAFLLTKSLESLRNSNLESAELYLKQALRFQSNNADVLRLLGVISAQRGEYSKALKHLGNSLKAFPKNALALSNIGNVYLELKEYVNALEAYDKSIKIDSKYAEAWSNKGNALSELKRNDEALAHYDKALSLNPNYAEAWSNKGNVLNELKRYDEALAHYDQALSLKPDYAEAWSNKAIVLNALKLYEQAIFHYEQALSFASSLDWVEGGLLHTKMKICHWNGLDQSIKKLRIGISTGDRVAPPFTMLALNDDLEMHRQCAQIYTQSKYQSNNALGPIPKYARNEKIRIGYFSGDFRNHAVSILTAELFELHDKDRFEIIAFSFGADDQSPIRLRLNQAFSQFIDVSAMSDVDVAKLARDLRIDIAIDLGGHTADSRTGIFSYRIAPIQLSYIGYLGTMGAKYYDYLLADRTIILEDLQKFYLEKIVYLPSYQANDRKRIISDRKFTRAELGIPETAFVFCCFNNNYKILPATFDCWMQILNSVECSVLFLYADNEQAKTNLINEAKKRGVDGARLVFGYFIAPEENLARYRVCDLFLDTFPYNAGTTASDALWAGLPVLTMMGESFASRVAASLLNAIDLPELITNTQEEYEALAIELARNPQKLTDIKLKLSNNRLITPLFDTPLFTKNLEAAYIKMYERYQADLQPEHLSIG
- a CDS encoding pilin, which encodes MQTQTQDKESGFTLIEVMVVVAIIGILVAVAVPQYQDYIARSRVVEGMNLSSSAKLAVTEAFASRGTVAMDEATNGSFTFGPTRSVKLIEIMPSGAIAIDYQVSVAPEGKNTLHLVPTNNPDANSPQPLDLSKPEGATWSGGWSCRSTETNLLPQLLPSECRISK
- the sucD gene encoding succinate--CoA ligase subunit alpha; amino-acid sequence: MSILVNKNTKVITQGITGKTGQFHTEKCQEYANGKNCFVAGVNPKKAGESIFNIPIYGTVKEAAAQTGATTSVIYVPPPGAAAAIWEAVEADLDFVICITEGIPVRDMLEVRNKMHAKEAAGGKKTLLLGPNCPGIITPDEIKIGIMPGHIHKKGRIGVVSRSGTLTYEAVGQLTAIGLGQSTAVGIGGDPINGLKHIDIMKMFNEDPETDAVIMIGEIGGPDEAEAARWCKANMKKPVVGFIAGVTAPPGKRMGHAGALISGGADTADAKLAVMEECGFKVTKNPSEMAALLKAML
- the sucC gene encoding ADP-forming succinate--CoA ligase subunit beta; the encoded protein is MKIHEYQGKELLRQFNVPVPNGIPAFSVDEAVKAAEKLGGPVWVVKAQIHAGGRGKGGGVKLARSMDDVKKYASEILGMQLKTHQTGPEGQKVNRLLIEDGADIQKEYYFSIVTDRATQKNVIMASSEGGMDIEEVAESHPEKIIKVFVDPLLGLTDADCDIVAKGIGVPEASIPMARDVFKNLYKTYWDTDASLVEINPLILEGNGKIKALDAKFNFDPNALFRHPEIVAYRDIDEEDAAEIEASKFDLAYISLDGNIGCLVNGAGLAMATMDTIKLFGGEPANFLDVGGGATAEKVTEAFKIMLKNKSVEAILVNIFGGIMRCDVIADGVVTACKAVNLTVPLVVRMKGTNEELGKKILADSGLPIISADSMAEAATKVVAAVAKNK
- a CDS encoding glycosyltransferase family 41 protein, with amino-acid sequence MSNFQLAKEFFLNGCIFFEQENFSEAECKFIQSHELMPDRVSTLINLSATQLKLQKYSEAKAAAEKALLIEGDNSEAYLNLGLIEKELNRFESAINFFDKAINLKPDYAEAWSNKGNVLNELKRYDEAIAHYDQALSLKPDYAEAWSNKGNVLNELKRYDEVIAHYDQALSLKPDYAEAWSNKGNVLNELKRYNEAIVHYDKALSLKPDIDWVRGDLVHTKMKICSWSSLADSLEFISKKVGANEKVSQPFALLALSDDPLAHKKSSELYIQSEHPQNLTLGPIPKYARNEKIRIGYFSGDFHNHATGYLMAELFELHDKSQFEIVGFSFGPKIRDEMRQRLENSFDDFIEVGNKSDIEIAQLSRRLNIDIAIDLKGFTQDSRTRIFSYRPAPIQVNYLGYPSTMGADYIDYIIADQTLIPMLSEHSYSEKVVLLPHSYQSNDRKRVIAKRQFIRKELGFPDQGFIFCCFNNNYKIMPATFDGWMRILQAVEGSVLWLLQDNFWVVENLKKEAQNRGVDAERLVFANRLPPAEHLARHNQADLFLDTFPYNAHTTASDALWAGLPVLTMMGQSFASRVAASLLNAIDLPELITNTQEQYEALAIELARNPQKLTDIKLKLANNRLTTPLFDTPLFTKNLEAAYIKMYERYQADLQPEHISIG
- the moaC gene encoding cyclic pyranopterin monophosphate synthase MoaC, with translation MNKLTHFDDSGQAHMVNVGDKAATHRVAIATGKISMLPKTFKMVDAGTHKKGDVLGIARIAGIQASKKTADLIPLCHPLALTHVSIEFQKNNQESSISCQVRAETTGPTGVEMEALTAVQVALLTVYDMCKAIDRGMVMGDIKLLEKSGGKSGEWKMKK